A single genomic interval of Salinarchaeum sp. IM2453 harbors:
- the nucS gene encoding endonuclease NucS, which yields MNTVYDVLTQPALDSAKSKIETGLSNAALTTVLGRCSVDYNGRASSTLDLGERHVMLKPDGTTLVHTDEGQKPVNWQPPGSDQSVRVDDQELIIESVRTSPDERLEVSFQSIQFVAAVTLQDTHDLDLVGTEADLKRQILKQPEMIEVGFTPKATERKTSAGAVDIFGEDADGNIVVLELKRRRVGPDAVGQLKRYIDALNRDLHDDAYIRGILVAPSVTGRARQLLSEQGLEFVAATPDC from the coding sequence TTGAATACTGTGTACGACGTTCTAACGCAACCAGCTCTTGATTCTGCAAAATCTAAGATTGAAACTGGTCTATCAAATGCCGCTCTGACTACCGTTCTTGGACGCTGTTCGGTTGACTATAACGGTCGAGCTTCAAGCACCCTTGACCTAGGCGAACGTCACGTCATGCTCAAACCGGATGGCACTACACTTGTACATACTGATGAAGGCCAAAAGCCTGTCAATTGGCAGCCTCCCGGAAGCGACCAGTCAGTTAGAGTTGATGACCAGGAGTTAATCATCGAGAGCGTACGCACCTCTCCAGACGAACGGCTTGAAGTCAGCTTTCAATCGATTCAGTTTGTCGCTGCTGTAACACTTCAGGATACACACGATCTTGATTTAGTAGGAACCGAGGCTGATCTCAAGCGCCAGATCCTTAAGCAACCTGAAATGATTGAGGTCGGGTTCACTCCCAAAGCTACCGAGCGGAAAACGTCTGCGGGAGCAGTTGACATCTTTGGCGAAGATGCTGATGGTAATATCGTTGTGCTAGAATTAAAACGACGACGTGTCGGCCCCGACGCCGTTGGACAACTCAAGCGATATATTGATGCTCTCAATCGAGACTTACATGACGACGCATATATCCGCGGAATCCTTGTTGCTCCTTCGGTCACTGGTAGGGCACGCCAGCTCCTTTCAGAACAAGGTCTTGAGTTTGTCGCTGCTACTCCTGATTGTTAA
- a CDS encoding glutathione S-transferase family protein: MNMLVNGEWRTDAYQTTDKTGSFNRQQTTFRNWIVGSDPADKSDATIDNRFEAESGRYHLYVSYACPWAHRTLVARKLLGLEDTISVSVVDPYRGEDGWQFTPEKEGCTEDHIHGADYLREIYVKADPEATCRVTVPVLWDKKEETIVNNESREILRMLTTAFEPYHTRDIDLLPDEQKDRVDEVITEIYEPINNGVYKAGFARRQKPYDKAVTKLFDELDRWDEHLGDQRFLVGDSPTEADICMFTTLIRFDHVYHTHFMCNKQYIHQYDSLWPYLRDVYQLPGVASTVQMDHIKEHYYTTHPDVTPHGIIAHGPDIDFEADHQRDKLSDWDLAIAEQ; this comes from the coding sequence ATGAATATGTTAGTTAACGGAGAATGGCGCACAGATGCATATCAAACTACAGACAAAACGGGATCATTTAATCGACAACAAACAACATTCAGAAATTGGATTGTCGGATCCGACCCAGCAGACAAATCTGATGCAACAATAGACAACCGGTTTGAAGCAGAATCAGGTCGGTATCATCTTTATGTGTCGTATGCCTGTCCATGGGCACATCGAACGTTGGTTGCACGGAAGTTACTCGGTCTTGAAGACACAATTTCGGTGTCAGTGGTTGATCCGTATCGTGGCGAAGATGGTTGGCAATTTACGCCAGAAAAAGAGGGTTGTACAGAAGATCACATCCATGGGGCCGATTATCTGCGAGAGATATATGTTAAAGCAGACCCAGAAGCAACCTGTCGAGTAACTGTTCCAGTACTCTGGGACAAAAAGGAGGAAACCATTGTCAACAACGAGTCAAGAGAAATACTGCGAATGTTAACAACTGCATTTGAACCATACCACACGAGGGATATTGATTTGCTCCCAGATGAACAGAAGGATCGCGTTGACGAAGTTATCACAGAGATCTATGAGCCAATCAATAATGGAGTGTATAAGGCAGGTTTTGCTAGACGACAAAAGCCGTATGACAAGGCTGTAACAAAGCTCTTTGATGAACTTGACCGATGGGATGAACATCTTGGTGACCAACGGTTTTTGGTTGGAGATTCACCAACGGAGGCCGATATCTGTATGTTTACGACACTGATTAGATTTGATCATGTATATCACACGCATTTCATGTGTAACAAACAGTATATACATCAATACGATAGCTTGTGGCCGTATCTAAGAGATGTCTATCAGCTGCCTGGAGTTGCATCAACAGTACAAATGGATCATATAAAAGAACACTACTATACAACGCATCCAGATGTAACTCCACACGGAATCATCGCGCATGGACCGGATATTGATTTTGAAGCGGATCATCAGCGGGACAAGCTTTCAGATTGGGATTTAGCAATTGCTGAACAGTAG
- the mutS gene encoding DNA mismatch repair protein MutS translates to MSSGGQANRRRWAQTIDDPATGVPEKMEQRSDELTPMLSQYYELASEYSDCLLLFQVGDFYEAFCEAAETASRLLEITLTQREDSTGTYAMAGIPIDNAESYIDSLLDAGYRVAIADQVQDPDETTGVVDRAVTRIITPGTLTEEELLADESNNFVGSVAAIDGAYGLALLDVSTGDFFATTSERASRIKDEIDRFAPAEVITDLEQPPIPEKTLISPHRDRAFDFETAKGRFDAYFGATSPGLITDAEIKACGALLSYAEYTRGAEVATVTEENTNLSTQRLEYINQIRRYDPREYMLLDAAALQSLEIFSSRSVRGVDDATLIEMLDETQTAMGSRKLEEWLRQPLVDTQEILSRQGIVAALVSDVTTREELRRLLQEVYDIERLVSRSARNRANARDLRSLHDTLEVVPKIQSVLAETDSEAVTAFAERIDPVKEITELIDESIRGDPPAEITEGGIIAEGYDETLDELRATKEAGKQWIDELEEKERERTGIDSLKVGYNSVHGYYIEVTDANLDSVPDHYDRRQTLKNAERYITPKLKERETEIVQAEGKADDLEYELFCKIRRKVAERARQLQQLAEELARIDVLANLAEVAAVNDYTRPVIDDGSQIEIQGGRHPIVEQRQQSFVPNDTTLTPDERFMIITGPNMSGKSTYMRQVALIILMAQIGSFVPADQAQIRPINRVFTRVGASDDIAGGRSTFMIEMLEVAEILRHADENSLVLLDEVGRGTSTADGLAIAKAIVSHLHDKTKSLTLFATHHHELTKTASQRSAAKNVHFEAEHTDTGIEFSHELRTGAATGSYGIDVAQKAGVPEAVVEDARQLLERKENEQESTADNQGMPADACTQQIITEIEELEIATMTPVDALTRLASLQETINNQE, encoded by the coding sequence CGGGAGGGCAAGCAAATCGACGACGCTGGGCGCAGACGATAGACGACCCTGCCACAGGGGTCCCGGAGAAAATGGAACAACGATCAGACGAGCTTACACCAATGCTCTCACAGTATTATGAGTTAGCCTCTGAGTATAGCGATTGTCTGTTGTTGTTCCAAGTTGGAGATTTCTACGAGGCATTCTGTGAGGCTGCTGAGACAGCCTCTCGGTTGCTGGAGATTACACTCACGCAGCGAGAGGATAGTACGGGTACATACGCGATGGCAGGGATTCCAATCGACAATGCAGAGTCTTATATTGATTCATTGCTGGATGCAGGATATCGGGTTGCAATAGCTGACCAAGTCCAAGATCCAGATGAAACAACAGGTGTTGTCGATCGAGCGGTTACACGAATTATTACTCCTGGAACGTTAACAGAAGAGGAACTGCTAGCAGATGAGTCAAACAACTTTGTTGGAAGTGTAGCAGCAATAGACGGGGCATATGGACTGGCATTACTGGATGTTTCAACAGGCGATTTCTTTGCAACGACAAGCGAGAGAGCATCACGTATCAAAGACGAGATAGACCGATTCGCCCCAGCAGAAGTCATCACAGACTTAGAGCAGCCTCCGATACCTGAAAAAACACTAATATCACCACACAGGGACAGAGCATTTGATTTCGAAACAGCGAAAGGTCGGTTTGATGCGTACTTTGGGGCAACCAGCCCGGGACTTATAACCGACGCTGAGATTAAAGCATGTGGAGCATTGTTGTCGTATGCAGAGTATACCCGGGGAGCAGAGGTAGCCACGGTGACAGAGGAGAACACCAATTTATCTACACAGAGACTTGAATATATCAATCAGATCAGGCGGTATGATCCTCGGGAATACATGTTGCTGGATGCAGCCGCCTTGCAGAGTCTTGAGATATTTTCGTCCCGAAGCGTTCGGGGAGTGGATGATGCGACACTCATCGAGATGCTTGATGAAACACAGACAGCAATGGGAAGCCGAAAGCTCGAAGAGTGGCTCCGGCAACCGTTAGTCGATACACAAGAGATTCTGAGCCGACAAGGTATAGTTGCAGCATTAGTCTCTGATGTCACAACAAGAGAGGAACTTCGAAGATTATTACAAGAAGTATATGATATTGAGCGGCTGGTTTCTAGAAGTGCACGAAATAGAGCAAATGCTCGCGACTTACGATCACTACATGACACGCTTGAGGTCGTTCCAAAGATACAGTCTGTGCTTGCAGAGACGGACTCTGAAGCTGTAACGGCATTTGCAGAAAGAATCGATCCTGTGAAAGAAATAACAGAGTTGATTGATGAATCGATCCGTGGAGATCCACCGGCAGAGATAACCGAAGGAGGAATTATTGCAGAAGGATACGATGAGACGCTCGATGAACTGCGAGCAACAAAAGAAGCCGGGAAACAATGGATCGATGAGCTAGAAGAAAAAGAGCGAGAAAGGACTGGAATTGATTCACTCAAAGTTGGGTACAACAGCGTTCACGGATATTACATCGAAGTCACAGATGCAAATCTTGATTCGGTTCCAGACCACTACGATCGACGACAAACACTGAAAAACGCAGAGCGGTATATCACTCCAAAATTAAAGGAACGTGAAACAGAGATCGTACAAGCAGAGGGTAAAGCGGATGATCTCGAGTATGAGTTATTCTGTAAGATTCGGCGAAAAGTAGCAGAAAGGGCCCGGCAGCTACAACAACTGGCCGAGGAATTGGCGAGAATCGATGTTCTCGCTAACCTAGCAGAAGTCGCAGCGGTGAACGATTATACCCGACCTGTAATCGATGACGGGAGTCAGATCGAGATACAGGGTGGTAGGCATCCAATTGTTGAGCAACGTCAGCAGTCATTTGTGCCAAATGATACGACACTAACCCCAGATGAACGGTTTATGATCATTACGGGGCCAAATATGAGCGGGAAATCAACGTACATGCGGCAAGTTGCACTAATCATATTAATGGCACAAATCGGAAGTTTTGTTCCAGCGGATCAAGCCCAAATTCGTCCGATTAATCGGGTTTTCACCAGAGTTGGAGCAAGCGATGACATCGCAGGAGGTCGGTCGACGTTTATGATTGAAATGCTGGAAGTTGCTGAGATCCTTCGACATGCAGACGAAAACTCACTTGTGTTACTCGACGAGGTGGGGCGAGGCACAAGTACAGCTGATGGATTAGCAATAGCGAAAGCAATTGTATCACATCTGCATGATAAAACAAAATCTTTGACGCTATTTGCAACGCATCATCACGAACTCACCAAGACGGCCTCCCAACGATCAGCGGCCAAAAATGTCCACTTCGAAGCAGAGCATACGGACACGGGAATTGAATTTTCACATGAATTACGCACAGGGGCAGCCACCGGATCGTACGGAATCGATGTTGCACAAAAAGCAGGCGTTCCCGAGGCAGTGGTCGAGGATGCAAGACAACTGCTTGAACGAAAAGAGAACGAGCAAGAGTCTACAGCAGACAATCAAGGCATGCCAGCAGATGCTTGCACCCAGCAGATTATTACTGAAATTGAAGAGCTTGAAATTGCAACAATGACGCCAGTTGATGCACTGACCAGGCTAGCATCACTACAAGAAACAATTAACAATCAGGAGTAG
- a CDS encoding molybdopterin-dependent oxidoreductase, whose protein sequence is MVTVVGNQPVEYSLQKLMEAFPVDERTFTIQCASSGTSVETWRSISVADLIIEAEIPDTATHLLVEGGDDYTAPVSIHDAMNAYLGLIPVSDVTGAPRLLGRNLTSEQAVQHVVRIDWLELAANEDPLTYASW, encoded by the coding sequence ATGGTCACCGTCGTGGGGAACCAACCTGTCGAATATAGCCTTCAGAAGCTCATGGAGGCTTTTCCCGTTGACGAGCGAACGTTTACTATTCAGTGTGCTTCGTCCGGTACTTCTGTTGAAACGTGGCGGTCTATTTCTGTTGCAGACCTCATCATTGAGGCTGAAATCCCTGACACAGCTACTCATCTTCTTGTTGAGGGGGGAGATGATTATACAGCTCCTGTTTCAATTCATGATGCTATGAATGCCTACCTTGGGCTTATACCGGTCTCTGATGTCACTGGTGCTCCTCGACTGCTTGGTCGTAATCTTACCTCCGAACAGGCAGTACAACATGTTGTTCGCATTGACTGGTTGGAGCTCGCTGCTAATGAGGACCCATTAACTTATGCTTCTTGGTAG